In a single window of the uncultured Dysgonomonas sp. genome:
- a CDS encoding glycoside hydrolase family 27 protein yields the protein MKSIITFFLLFIGICNFSLAQQEFGKQDQSVISEFDKLAQTPPMGWNSWNKFGCNVSERLIKEMADAIVSSGMKDAGYEYVVIDDCWQTGRDENGNIIVDKDHFPNGMKPVADYVHSLGLKFGIYSCAGSKTCQGRPGSRGYQFQDARQYAGWGVDYLKYDWCYNEGQDAKAAYKTMSDALKACGRPIVFSICEWGENKPWEWGKGIGHLWRITADIRDCYDCKFNWGGVGVLQILDKALTITQYSGPGHWNDLEMLEIGNGGQTEHEYRSHFAIWSMMSAPLMAGNDIRNMDALTKEILLNKEAIAINQDKRGKSAFRFVELNGIDILVKALSDGDVAFLFINRNNFKIDLNYNWNFDTVYDQSLENGSLYMKRMPRRIKNIWTQQDMGTTDTALSKVLEPHESLFLRLRKI from the coding sequence ATGAAAAGCATTATCACATTCTTTTTATTATTTATAGGTATTTGTAATTTCTCCCTTGCCCAACAGGAATTCGGGAAACAAGACCAATCAGTCATTTCTGAATTTGACAAACTTGCCCAGACTCCCCCGATGGGATGGAACAGCTGGAATAAATTCGGTTGCAACGTCAGTGAAAGACTGATTAAAGAGATGGCCGATGCCATTGTTTCATCGGGAATGAAAGATGCCGGCTACGAATATGTGGTGATCGACGATTGCTGGCAAACCGGACGCGATGAGAACGGAAATATCATAGTAGATAAAGATCACTTTCCCAACGGAATGAAACCGGTTGCCGACTATGTCCACAGTTTAGGCCTCAAATTCGGGATATACTCCTGTGCAGGGAGCAAAACATGCCAGGGAAGGCCGGGCAGCCGTGGATACCAGTTTCAGGACGCACGCCAATATGCCGGATGGGGTGTCGACTACCTCAAATACGACTGGTGCTACAATGAAGGCCAGGATGCTAAAGCCGCCTATAAAACGATGAGCGACGCATTAAAGGCGTGTGGCAGACCTATCGTATTCAGCATATGCGAGTGGGGCGAAAACAAACCTTGGGAATGGGGTAAAGGCATAGGCCATCTATGGCGCATTACAGCCGATATACGCGACTGTTACGACTGCAAGTTCAACTGGGGTGGAGTAGGCGTCCTGCAAATACTGGACAAGGCTCTAACAATCACCCAATATTCCGGCCCGGGGCACTGGAACGACCTGGAAATGCTCGAAATCGGTAATGGAGGACAGACAGAGCATGAATATCGTTCACATTTTGCTATCTGGAGTATGATGTCTGCCCCCTTGATGGCAGGTAATGATATCCGCAATATGGACGCACTGACAAAGGAAATACTTCTCAACAAAGAGGCTATCGCAATCAATCAGGATAAGCGGGGAAAATCTGCATTCCGCTTTGTAGAGCTGAATGGAATAGACATACTAGTAAAAGCCCTGTCCGACGGTGATGTAGCATTCTTATTTATCAACCGCAACAATTTTAAGATAGATCTCAACTACAACTGGAACTTTGATACTGTATATGACCAAAGTCTCGAAAATGGCTCATTGTATATGAAACGCATGCCGAGAAGAATCAAAAATATATGGACACAGCAAGATATGGGTACTACTGATACCGCATTAAGCAAAGTATTGGAACCTCATGAAAGCCTGTTTCTAAGACTCAGGAAAATCTAA
- a CDS encoding DUF1735 domain-containing protein, whose translation MKMKHYFLAILALLMSACGDLMNPIPTIDINPAFSNSGFTNATIISQNESDTYKMTYARVNGISRELTMNLTVDESALSKYNQENNTDYKLLPSDCYTMPANAKFEVKSKNANFDVTIYSKKLYEAAGSIDAASKYVLPIKGITDEKDGVDANENKNTVLLHINMLASTVTPNIPESPVNLYFAKGSEAQEEITIEAALNFTGIDANLISVKVDDKAPLLESGEYSLLPAANYSFGKAIVASDGGISIKGKINAIGLSDENKYILPCYFYSSDPKYAIKQDSPIYYSVNVADLEVSITDASATKAKEAYSSIASISGSVNVTINTMIGSDLSINFSYDPSLISAFNTKNNQNYLTLPEGSVEITNGKIEAGNKAINIPYKLDISKLTLADGKHYLVPLVIQEEDLEMGAVTGSKVIYLDVTKTLVGEYNREVIVNQRTRNVGNTIWEASKCQRAGDAAWDAVIATAQYGFGGDGDWYAVLFSVTGEDMTGMANCKKIKIFTFLELIEGDGSNKVTENKSYFNTVTGEVYIDCYVYESWFAKSYKETYSFKRK comes from the coding sequence ATGAAGATGAAGCATTATTTCCTTGCCATCTTGGCTCTTTTAATGAGCGCTTGCGGTGACCTCATGAACCCAATCCCCACAATTGACATAAATCCGGCATTTTCAAATTCCGGGTTTACAAATGCAACAATCATATCCCAGAACGAATCGGATACTTACAAAATGACTTATGCCAGAGTAAACGGGATATCCAGAGAACTTACAATGAATCTGACAGTTGACGAAAGTGCACTGAGCAAATACAATCAGGAAAATAATACGGATTATAAACTACTTCCTTCCGATTGTTACACAATGCCAGCAAATGCAAAGTTTGAAGTAAAATCGAAAAATGCAAACTTCGACGTCACCATTTATTCTAAAAAGCTATATGAAGCGGCCGGCTCCATTGATGCTGCGTCGAAATATGTTTTACCCATAAAAGGTATTACAGACGAAAAAGACGGAGTGGATGCAAATGAGAATAAAAACACAGTTCTGCTTCATATTAACATGCTTGCTTCAACTGTCACACCCAACATTCCTGAATCACCTGTAAATCTATATTTTGCAAAAGGAAGCGAAGCACAAGAGGAAATAACAATAGAGGCTGCGCTAAACTTTACAGGCATTGATGCAAACCTAATCTCGGTTAAGGTCGATGACAAAGCGCCATTACTCGAAAGCGGAGAATACAGCCTTCTGCCTGCGGCCAATTACAGCTTCGGGAAAGCTATAGTTGCTTCGGATGGTGGTATATCTATCAAAGGTAAAATAAATGCAATAGGCTTATCCGACGAGAATAAGTATATTTTACCATGTTATTTTTATTCTTCCGATCCTAAATATGCAATCAAACAAGACAGTCCTATATACTATTCTGTCAATGTTGCAGACCTTGAAGTTTCCATTACGGACGCAAGTGCTACAAAGGCTAAAGAAGCATATTCCAGCATCGCCAGCATTTCAGGCTCTGTAAATGTTACAATAAATACGATGATCGGCAGCGATCTCTCTATTAATTTCTCATACGACCCCTCTCTTATTTCGGCATTCAACACTAAAAACAATCAAAACTATCTGACCCTGCCGGAAGGCTCTGTTGAAATAACAAATGGCAAAATAGAAGCCGGAAACAAAGCAATAAATATTCCGTACAAACTAGATATTTCAAAATTGACACTGGCCGACGGCAAACATTATCTGGTGCCTTTGGTAATTCAGGAAGAAGACCTGGAAATGGGTGCTGTAACAGGATCAAAGGTTATCTATCTGGATGTAACAAAGACACTGGTAGGAGAATATAACCGGGAAGTCATAGTAAATCAAAGAACCCGTAACGTAGGAAATACCATTTGGGAAGCATCGAAATGCCAACGGGCAGGGGATGCTGCATGGGACGCTGTAATAGCAACAGCACAATACGGATTTGGCGGTGATGGCGACTGGTATGCCGTATTATTCTCTGTTACCGGCGAAGATATGACAGGAATGGCAAATTGTAAAAAGATAAAAATATTCACATTCTTAGAATTAATCGAAGGAGACGGAAGTAATAAGGTAACAGAGAATAAATCGTATTTCAATACCGTAACAGGAGAAGTATATATCGACTGCTATGTCTACGAAAGCTGGTTTGCCAAATCTTATAAAGAAACTTACTCCTTCAAGAGGAAATAA
- a CDS encoding TonB-dependent receptor, protein MNKHLKLHRISRKVLSYALFLCLLPVAAYPVNTKNNVSSPDEILQKGTAITGTVHDSGGTPLIGVSVTEKGTTNGTLTDLDGKFSLTLSRDNAVLVISYVGFTPEEIVVGNNKQFSVILKENMTGLDEVIVVGYGSQKKATLTGSVSQVGGDDLVKVAAANLTNTLAGKTAGVIANVRSGEPGEDNASILIRGKGTTGNTSPLIIVDGIADRGFARLNPEDIESISVLKDASAAIYGARAANGVILVTTKRGKEGKIKVNYSGSVSFSQPTRIPEMLNSYQYATYVNEYDRRHGLTETYSSDALQKLQDGSDPMNYANTDWWGSVAKDWTNRTQHSIAISGGSDKVSFYTSAQYMWQDAIYKNSAQDYGQYQFTTNLDAKISSKIRFSMDIRGRKESRQRGVYDTDYLFGYFLTTNPMAAPYYPNGLPRVGYDGVTRNAAVMVTDAPGTNKYTYNILNIKPTLHIDLDIITKGLYAEGYAALDYSFNNGKTINHPYDLFEYDPATDKYNNMRSATGAISLNSWADNSDRTTINARIGYKNTFGDHKIDAFAAYEQFKYNYNNVSAYRTNYLSTAIMEIFAGSDNPEDMSNGGYAGVDARQNFFGRVNYGYKDKYLAEVTMRYDGSMNFAPGKRWGFFPAFSAGWIISEESFFEPIKSTVNFLKLKGSWGMMGNDNVGAFQFLSRYKFIASDDAVEHKAGGVMFGDNVYKGLFEALTKNPDITWETAKTTNVGFSAQFLNGKFNLDFDYFSSRRSDILRTRNASIPSYAGLVLPAENIGKVNNHGIELVAGYKGSSGDFTWDVTGNFTYAENKVKYVDEAASTPAWQKWTGHPIDGLVLYDAIGIYQTQEEIDNTPHIKDAKPGDLIYRDTNDDGEITWDDAIRLNESATPKIIYGFTLNGSWKGLDLNIFFQGQAKAKILVQPTMNMMTDFYEGRWIESNTAEQNAQAKWPRAFIKQTYGDDFNGKSSTWWLRDAAFLRLKSVELGYSIPKNIIRKIGLENVRIYVNGNNLFTIDKIKIFDPEISVNATNYQANGITAYPLQRTITTGLNVTF, encoded by the coding sequence ATGAATAAACATCTAAAACTTCATCGAATATCACGTAAAGTTTTGTCTTACGCTTTATTCCTTTGTTTACTTCCGGTAGCAGCTTATCCGGTAAATACCAAGAACAATGTTTCTTCTCCGGACGAGATCTTGCAAAAGGGAACTGCAATAACCGGAACGGTACATGATTCAGGCGGTACGCCTCTTATTGGGGTTAGTGTAACAGAAAAAGGAACTACAAACGGGACATTGACAGACTTAGACGGTAAATTTTCCTTGACTCTGTCCCGTGACAATGCTGTACTCGTTATTTCATATGTGGGGTTCACTCCTGAAGAAATCGTGGTAGGCAATAACAAGCAGTTTTCAGTAATATTAAAAGAAAATATGACCGGGCTGGACGAAGTTATTGTTGTCGGTTACGGATCTCAGAAGAAAGCGACCCTTACCGGCTCTGTTTCACAAGTTGGAGGCGACGATTTAGTAAAAGTCGCAGCAGCGAACCTTACTAACACACTTGCCGGTAAAACAGCAGGCGTTATCGCCAATGTACGTTCCGGTGAGCCGGGAGAAGACAATGCCAGTATCCTGATTAGGGGAAAAGGGACTACCGGAAATACATCCCCTCTCATTATCGTCGACGGAATCGCCGACCGTGGATTTGCACGCCTCAATCCGGAAGATATAGAATCCATATCTGTATTGAAAGATGCTTCGGCTGCTATCTACGGAGCCCGTGCGGCAAATGGTGTTATCCTGGTAACTACCAAGCGCGGAAAAGAAGGGAAAATAAAAGTAAATTATAGCGGTAGCGTTTCTTTCTCTCAACCAACACGTATTCCTGAGATGCTCAATTCATATCAGTATGCTACGTATGTTAACGAATATGACCGCCGTCATGGGCTAACCGAAACTTATTCATCCGATGCCCTCCAGAAATTACAGGACGGTTCCGACCCTATGAATTATGCAAATACCGATTGGTGGGGATCCGTAGCTAAAGACTGGACTAACAGGACACAACACAGTATCGCCATCAGCGGAGGTTCGGATAAGGTATCTTTCTATACTTCGGCTCAATATATGTGGCAGGATGCCATATATAAAAACAGCGCACAGGATTACGGGCAATACCAGTTCACGACAAATCTGGATGCAAAAATATCAAGTAAGATACGTTTTAGTATGGATATACGCGGACGTAAAGAATCACGTCAACGCGGGGTATATGATACAGACTATCTGTTCGGTTACTTCCTTACTACCAATCCGATGGCTGCCCCATATTATCCTAACGGATTACCCCGTGTAGGATATGACGGAGTGACACGCAACGCGGCTGTAATGGTGACAGATGCTCCCGGAACAAATAAATACACATACAACATACTAAACATTAAACCTACACTGCATATCGATCTGGACATTATCACAAAAGGGCTTTATGCAGAGGGTTATGCCGCGCTGGACTATTCTTTCAATAACGGTAAAACAATAAATCACCCCTACGACCTGTTCGAATACGATCCGGCTACCGATAAATACAATAATATGAGATCGGCTACAGGAGCAATCTCCCTGAATTCGTGGGCCGACAACTCTGACAGAACAACTATAAACGCCCGTATAGGATACAAAAATACTTTCGGAGACCACAAGATAGATGCTTTTGCTGCTTACGAACAGTTTAAATATAACTACAACAATGTTTCTGCCTACAGAACCAACTATCTGTCGACAGCAATAATGGAGATATTCGCCGGAAGCGATAATCCCGAGGACATGAGTAATGGCGGATATGCAGGTGTAGACGCACGTCAAAACTTTTTCGGCCGTGTAAACTATGGTTATAAAGACAAGTATCTGGCAGAAGTGACGATGAGATATGATGGCTCTATGAATTTCGCACCGGGCAAACGGTGGGGCTTCTTCCCTGCATTTTCGGCAGGCTGGATAATCTCGGAAGAAAGTTTCTTCGAACCTATCAAATCTACTGTAAACTTCCTTAAGCTAAAGGGTTCATGGGGTATGATGGGAAATGACAATGTAGGCGCATTCCAATTCCTTTCGCGCTACAAATTCATTGCATCCGACGATGCAGTAGAGCACAAAGCGGGCGGCGTTATGTTTGGTGATAATGTATATAAGGGATTATTCGAAGCACTGACTAAAAATCCTGATATAACATGGGAAACAGCCAAAACTACGAATGTCGGTTTTTCTGCCCAGTTCCTGAATGGCAAATTCAATTTGGACTTCGATTATTTCTCATCTCGCAGAAGTGATATTTTACGTACACGTAATGCATCCATCCCTTCATACGCAGGACTAGTACTTCCTGCCGAAAATATCGGGAAGGTTAACAATCATGGTATTGAACTCGTTGCCGGATATAAAGGTTCTTCGGGAGACTTTACATGGGATGTAACAGGCAACTTTACTTATGCCGAAAACAAAGTGAAATATGTTGACGAAGCAGCTTCCACCCCGGCCTGGCAAAAGTGGACAGGTCACCCGATAGACGGTCTTGTTCTCTATGATGCCATAGGTATATACCAGACACAGGAAGAAATAGATAATACGCCCCATATTAAAGATGCAAAACCCGGTGACCTTATATATCGCGACACGAACGATGATGGTGAAATCACCTGGGATGATGCTATTCGCCTGAATGAATCCGCTACACCGAAGATCATATATGGATTTACGCTGAATGGCAGCTGGAAGGGACTGGATCTGAATATCTTCTTCCAGGGACAAGCCAAAGCCAAGATACTGGTACAGCCTACAATGAATATGATGACAGACTTCTACGAAGGAAGATGGATAGAATCGAATACTGCCGAACAAAACGCTCAGGCCAAATGGCCACGGGCATTTATCAAGCAGACCTATGGTGATGATTTCAATGGAAAGTCTTCTACCTGGTGGTTACGCGATGCTGCCTTCCTACGTCTGAAATCAGTTGAATTGGGCTATTCTATCCCTAAAAATATAATACGGAAAATCGGCCTTGAAAATGTAAGGATATATGTAAACGGAAACAACTTATTCACAATCGATAAGATCAAAATATTCGACCCGGAAATTTCCGTAAATGCAACTAATTATCAGGCTAACGGTATCACAGCTTACCCTCTGCAACGTACGATTACTACAGGCTTGAATGTTACTTTCTAA